ccattttcattattttgtgttCTCTTATTGTTTTGGTCTTTccatagtttttaacatttctgttttcttgttgcatgtttcagaatttatttattcagaatttttcatcatgttttttttctctgtgctgGTTTAATCTGGTTTAATCTCCTCAGACTGAATGATTGTATAAAGGTTTgagttttcatttattattgaaGCCACAGTTTGAGTTgtttcatcattatttttataccttttgtttttaattattttgtccCACATCTTTGGAGGGAGTCTTAACAGCAACACCTCGTACATCCTCCAAAACAATCAAAGTTCAATCTGTAATAAATGATCGAGTATTAGGTCCtgattaaagaacaaaaatgaggtttaaaaacaaaatttacAAGATTAAAACTTTCAATTTATCAAAAtaccaacctttagattgagatataatatttccagccaaaCTCAcatcagtttgatgttctgttttacaaataaagtccttctgaatgctttaaattgtgtttatgcttgaaattaatattatttaaaggATATTTAGGAAGTCAACAAAGGaacaaagtacctgacacataaacctgggtaacaatcagtttctagaggtttaaattgctggggtcaaattgaccccaaggataaaagatgttagtaaatttgagagtaacaggagggttaaacagggTACATGTATGGATATTTTCCTGCTGCGATTTTAGCTAGGTATAACATAACAatgacgatctttacagcaataacaaacatgtttacagcctggttcaaaaaacagttcaggtctgaagagctcatttctctatcaagAGAAGAGAGTACGGGGGTGAATACTTTTTATAACTTGGTATTTCCtgagatattaaacttacgagttttgcccaaataaggacatggctgacttgattgacaggcaggcaccctgtagctgttagcaaaaggctaaaggcccgcctctttggtttggttgagttcaacatttccaatatggcacccgccgaccatcggcttcaaaacaacgctcagAAACAGACGGTTGACTtcatggagactacgtccattatttatacagtctatatgtTTTTAGTCGCTGCAATAAAAGAAGTGAGTGATGATTTTCCCTCATTCATCAAACCACCTGGCTCCCCCTCCTGGGGAAGTTTCATACCTCCTCTGAGACAGCTGTGATAGCACTCGGTCATGTTTCCAAGTTTCTTCTTAAAAATCAGAGACAGCTCAGAGACAGTAAACAGAATAATCAAAGCCAGAGATAAACACATGACACATTCGTTTACTGTCTAACTGTAACCACGTGAAGAAAAGACAGCAGAGCCGAGGTGCTTTCAGtacattttacttgttttgtaacatGAATCCACGGCCTGAACTGAAGCCTTTTGGGATGCTTTGTCAGTGGAAcctgagataaaaaaaactccatTTAGGGAGTAGTTAAGTAGTATATTTTTAGGTTTGTGACGTGTAAGTTCCCGTTCTctaagcaagaaaaaaaaatacaaaaaaacaacatttctaaaagacaaacaaagatccataaacagaaaatgaacagtGTTGAGGTTCAGCCTTTTGTCTCTCTACAGGAATGAGGTGGAGGAAACAGAACACCACTCCCTGCTGGAGAACGGAGATAACAGTTGGTGCCATTTTAGACCAACggatgaagggggggggggggggcaggtcgCACACTTCAGGAGTGCTGGGTGAGCTGTAAGTCGGGCGCTTGGCGCTGGGCGCTGGGCGAGGGGACGGTGGGGTACATatggaaaaacacaaactgaaagaacACATCTAAAATAAGACTAAAGTGAGATTACGCTTTATATGTATATGTGCAACAGTGATAAAAGGCACAATAGCACAGTGTGTCATGCTTTTCTAGTTTCCCTTCATCAGTCTGTGCCCACTTTGTTCAACCAGACGTTGTAGCTTAATGCTAATGGCGGCGCTTCGTGCGGCGCCGGGGGGATGTCGGAGGACTGCATCGTGTTCTGCTATCATCGTACTGTCATTCAAAGCTTCTACTGACACCAGAGATTAGCATTTAGCTTTAGTACGCAGTCTgttaatatattaaatattagaGGAGCACTACAGCTGCTACCGCTTTAGTAAATCCCTTCGAAGAAAAGGAACATTTCATCTTCTTTGACAGCAATTGTGTTGCTTAATATCTCATAaggttaacattttaaatagacTCAGATCTGATAAATCCATAATACAGCAGAGTAACATCTGTCACTGGTAGTTTAAAGAAACTTAGAGGCTCATTTTGATTTTGTGCTGATCTGAAAAAGCAGGAATATAACGGAGGAAATACTCGCACATTAATCTGACCGGGTGACAGCCACGAGAAGTCCACAGGAGGAGGTAAATAAGACACGAGAGGTCAAAACGATGAGAGCTACCGTCAGGGCGGCTGATAGGAGTGTTTCACAGAGCAGATCCTCGACCCACCTGGACAGGTATCTGCCTTCGTCTCGGTCTATGGTGCTTCCTCAAACCGGTCCCTCCTGAGTGCCCTCCATTTGAAGTCACACCCACAGCTGAACAGATCTTATTCATTTCAACATGATGTTTCTAATCTAACCtactcttaaaaataaaacttcataCTGAAAGAAACAATCAGTTTCCAAGACTTGACATGGCTTCATTCGATCCTGAATATATTTAAAGCTTCAGATTTTGCAGTTTCTGTCTGAAAACTGGACTTTCGTGTACGGAGTGACTCCCAGTGATGAACGCAAGCCAGCGGCGGTGCAGACTCGCTGTTAAAGGGTCTATAGACAACACTCAAAGTTACAGACGCTCCACGAGAACACATGAACAtgcaaacagagaggaggagtgtatggagagggagcagagggCCTCATGTCTGCTCTGTGAAACATTCGTGTCCGCGGCACTGATTCGTGTCTCATTATTTGACCCTTCGTGTCTTAATTCAAGAGACAACTTCACGTGTCACGCAACCTGTGGACCTGTTGTGGCTTTTTACCCTGATTGAGCTCGTGTTCGAGTGTTTCCTCTGatggtttttacattttcctccAGTACAGACACTTTTTTGGCAAATTAACCACATCCGATGGATCCTCACAGCAGTAGCCAATTTTTCGTACGTGATGTTCAGTGTGGGAAGCTGAAGTCTCATGATATTGTATGAATAATACCACGACTGTAACGGTTCCATTTAAAGGGAATCAGACAAATTATTATTTCACCATTATTTCAACTCGTTAGCTAAACAGCTAAGATAATATCCGCTAGCTTGCGGGACAAAGAGACTAGCTTGTTGTTTTAACTCTCCGTTGGACCTCATTATTGCaccgcctgcagctggtacaaaatgctgctgccCGTCTCCTCACTGGCAAACGCAAGAGTGACCACATATCCCCTGTCCTAGCTTCGCTGCTCTGGCTCCaggttgcttttagaatagattttaaaatgttattgtttgtttttaaagctcttaatggccgagccccccagtacctgaccGAGCTTCTCCAGTATCATGTCCCTGCCAGGACATTGAGATCATCTGCTCAGTTGGTATTGGCCACTCCCAAAACCAggcttaaaaccagaggtgagcGAGCCTGTGTGGAGGCGGCTcctcggctctggaacaacctgccccaaCAGATCCGCTCTGCAGGATCAACTGAGggttttaaatcctctcttaagacacacctcttctccctggcttataaaggtgacatatcacgcttttttcatcaacatatattggtctaagaggtccccaaaacatgtctttaaagtttatgctcaaaaaaacactttgaaatcagattttggtctgcctgaagaaccctcttcttcagtcctcctcagaacagtctgttttctctctgaccacgccccctcaggaagtggatgtggcctcggctgtccagcacgttgatctaatgtttacatgttggctgaatatacacggctgctcacagacccgcgttacttcaaccctctgaatctgatccagaatctgatcctgacggagaggctcctgtagcaggacctttctgaaggattggtcacagatttagtgtttcttgttgttttatttatcagtatgtccacgtgtgtcttggtacacagctacgaacatgtagctatgtggctatgctaactagcgctagcacttatccatgataaatacaaatcatccactagatcttcaaatctgcagacgtggggagtcaaaccgacctctgccagaaaggcagcaggacctttctgaaggattggtcacagatttagtgtttcttgttgttttatttgtcagcatgtagacgtgtgtcttggtacacagctacagctacagctatgacatgttgctatgtagctatgctaactagcgctagcacttttccatgaaaactaaaaatcatcccctagatcttcaaatctgcagacgtggggagtcaaaccgacctttgtgtttattaagacagcctacaactagcatgcctccctcctaagctccttgttagcacacatttgtgcaggtaatgaaaaacggaggagggattcagtattattttatacagtctatgggctgaacaagctccgagctctgactccgtgacagaccggatattgttgttatgtaacaaaaacactgaagtctgaaacggctggtttcacacacatttacagaaaggtggagaaatcagaacaggggcagaatggattcttttcattcttggggggtttgtagacagggacacatatttcaggtagagaaccattaaaaagcccattttgcatgatatgtcacctttaatcaacattgagtggacatctggcataatcttaattacatttaaatttattttattctatcttattttattatacatttgcactgtttatgtattttaatattgtattgtatgctatgtttgtcatttgtgctgtttttgatctgtacagcactttggtcaactctggttgttttaaacgtgctctatcaataaagtttgagttgagttgagttagcTGAAGTCGTATTGTAGCTCGTTAATCAAACTTTGTTTCGCTTGCTAAATGTACCTCCAGACTTCCagagcttgttgtttttttagtatcaagaagaaataaatatttgtcaGATGGCGTCCACAGACATGGACGCCGCTGTCCTGGGAGGAAAATGTCCTGCGTGTGACTTTAGCGAATAATTAGCTTTATCTAACGTTAGCTTGTTGTTTGGCGAGGAACAAAACGTAAACTCACAGCGCTAACTAGCTTAATGACTTCAATCTTCCTGAAACATTTTGGCTTTCTTAAAATCTGAATACGACAAAAAATCTGAGGTTTCAAATCTACAACTTCATCTCTTCTCAGGCTACAACAAAAGCTTTGCTGCTCTTCCAGAAACGAGCATGTAACAAAAGAAATCTCCAAATCCAGCAATAAAGGAAATCTTCTCTTCAGTGTCCTGCGTGGAGATTTTAGGAACCGCAGAGATCCGAGGGAGTCGAGTAAGATTCGACAGGAGGCGTCTGCGCTGGGAGAAACCTACACCACATCCAGCTCTGATGACGCTTCTGTCGTACCTGTAACTGCATCAAGGCCCGCAAATGCATTTCTATAACGCTACAGATATTAAGTGAGACTCTGGGAGCAGTGTTGTGCACATTTATATGTCGGGCAAACCATGTTGATGGCTTTAGAGCTTCACTGACAACACTGCTTTAGTTCAAATCTACAAACTACTGGAGTAAATACTTCACGTCTAATAAACTATGAAAAGAGGGAGAATAAGAGGAGagtaaaatatgaagaaaagaTAATATTCAAGAATTAACTGAGTAATACACTTTTTGGTTTGTACAGAGGGGTTAGTGAACTTTGCTGTAAGCAGCCCTTTGTTAGCAACTACAACATAAGAGTATGTTGAGCGATGGTGGGATTACCTATGACACTGTTTTTAGGAGTTTAAGTTCGCATGAAGCTCGAAGCGGTCAGTCAAAACACTTCATTCTCATCCGGCAGCGTTTCAGTGTTCTCCTTTAAAGATctgcagttttattttcattacttTTACATGAGCACAGAACGCCAGGAGTCCAAGATTGCATcatcaaaacaagtgaaatccATCGTGTTGTCAGGGAAAACAAACTCACTCACTACAGTCCtcgcaacaaaaaaaaaaacctcacaagAGCTCCCCCTCCGAGCCAAACTAACAAGAGCTCATCCTCTAAACTTTAACTTCTGTATAATCTCAAAACTGCACTTCACACTGAAGGTTTCAACCTAACGCTCGGAGACACACTTCAAACTGAGAGGAGGGTGGAGAAAGGCGGagcagagctgagagagagagacagagaaagaagacTGTATTGGCTTCGAGTGTCTAGGTCCTTCCTGCAAATAGTGGGCGTAACACGGGGAgggctgaggaagaggaggaggaaggggagggggggtgtcGGGGTCAGGTTATGGCGATAGATAGTAAGGGCAGGGCAGCGGCATTGCTTTGCCCCCTGCGACGGTCGACCTCAATGAACGATGAGCGCCCCGGCAGCGTAACTCACAGAGCTGTCCTGCCAGTTCCTGCACTCACTGGACTGGGCGTAGTTCAGGAAAGAGAAGTTCATTTCTAATCCAGACTTCCTCAGCTCGGCCACGGCCTGCAAGACACACACAAGAGGAGCATCCACTTAGTCTGACTCACACGgaacagatcacacacacaccgtacGGATCGAGTCTCCCTGATCAGAGATAGTCACTGATTCAGCATTAGGGTTGAGCATCAGTTCGGATTTTGTGATTGGTGGATTCGTTGAGGCACGTGAATTTTCATTCCCCAGATCTGTGCCCCGAAATGATCCCGTCTCTGAGGTCTACAGAGAGTCCCTTTGACTTCATGGTttggtttgtgctctgacatgtaccgtcagtagtcttctctcagcccaccgtgaatgcgtctctccccggtgttccagttttaaaagtgaccctgtaaactggagaccttcagctgaacgtgtcagtgtttgtggagttctcCAGTTAACAGTgtcgcggtttaaaccaaaacaccgggtgatctaaagccgtgttgaaacgtctttgctactcgcgcttatctcctctcacgtgttgattcattatttgctttttccatgtttttaatggtaggcgcaaaattttcacttttttgcatgtttttatgcttttggagcacaatttaaaatttgaggaattttttttttgtcaaatgtttttgtcaaatttttatttaaaaatatatatatatatatattaaattttttttttcaaaattaattttttttcaaaaaaaataaaaaaattattgtcaatttttatttccaatttttttttcaacattttttttttcaatttttttcaaaaaacattcacagtcattgttttttccatctgtgattctcttgatttctctttctttcattagtttttatttgttctatcttttttgtatgtgtgtgtacttttcaaaagaagaagctgtgattctcttgatttagcagcttgtaacagtagtcttctctcagcccactgtgaatgcgtctctcctcccggtgttccggttttaaaagtgaccctgtaaactggagaccttcagctgaacgtgtcagtgtttgtggagtttacacagctgttgaaacacagagggagttcctgggaatgcaaactagtttagtttttattaagatttcaaaatatcctcatcagatatttaatgatggtctaaagacgtatatgagggatgcatccggctgagagtctccagttaacagggtcgccgtttaaaccaaaacaccggccgatctctgccacggctttttgagttcaaaaggattttaaagccgtgttgaaacgtctttgctactcgcgcttatctcctctcacgtgttgattcattctttgctttttacatgtttttaaccgcaggcgcaaaattttcacttttttgcatgtttttatgcttttggagcacaatttaaaatttgaggaaaataaattttttcgacaggctcctggtcaactttttttgtcaaatttttattttttaaaaaaatgtattaaattttttttgtctaaattttattttttcccaaaaaaataaaaataaattgttttgtcttttttttcaaaaaaaaattaaaacattttttttttcaatttttatttcaattatttatttcaattttttttttttttcaaaaaatttgttttcaattttttcctaaaaacattcacagtcattgttttttccatctttgattctcttgatttctctttctttcattagtttttatttgttctatcttttttgtatgtgtgtgtacttttcaaaagaagaagctgtgattctcttgatttagcagcttgtaacagtagtcttctctcagcccaccgtgaatgcagctctcctcccggtgttccggttttaaaagtgaccctgtaaactggagcccttcagctgaacgtgtcagtgtttgtggagtttacacagctgttgaaacacagagggagttcctgggaatgcaaactagtttagtttttattaagatttcaaaatatcctcatcagatatttaatgatcgtctaaagacgtttatgagggatgcatccggctgagagtcttcagctaacagggtcgctgtttaaaccaaaacaccggccgatctctgccacggctttttgagttcaaaaggattttaaagccgtgtagaaacgtctttgctactcgcgcttatctcctctcacgtgttgattcattctttgctttttccatgtttttaacggcaggtgcaaaattttcacttttttgcatgtttttatgcttttgGAGCACGATttaaaatttgaggaaaattaattttctcGACAAGCTccgggtcaattttttttgtcaaattttttaatttaaaaaaaaaatattaatatttttttgtctaaatttaataaaaaaaaaaaatgataataataataattttcatttttttcaaaaaaaaattaaaacattttttttttcaatttttatttcaaatttttatttcaaatcttttttttttcaaaaatttggttttcaattttttccaaaaaacattcacagtcattgttttttccatctgtgattctcttgatttctctttctttcattagtttttatttgttctatcttttttgtatgtgtgtgtacttttcaaaagaagaagctgtgattctcttgatttagcagcttggaacagtagtcttctctcagcccaccgtgaatgcgtctctcctcccggtgttccggttttaaaagtgaccctgtaaactggagaccttcagctgaacgtgtcagtgtttctggagtttacacagctgttgacaGGCTctgggtcaaatttttttgtcaatttgttttatttttttaaatatattacattttttttgtctaaattttattttttcctcaaaaaaaaaaaaaaaattgtcttttcttttaaaaaaaaaattaaaactttttttttgtcaatttttatttcaattatttttttcaatttttatttcaaatttttttttttcaaaaattttgtttttttcaaaaaaaatttttttgagggagagggagttcctgggaatgcaaactagtttagttttttattgagatttcaaaatattatttggCCTGATTAGCACAATCTATCcaagacttcagcctgcggtcaaaacgcagacaacaatggtggcacaggaacctttatgttcagggtaaagtagttctgggggctgaaagactccagaactcttggtccaaatgcacctaaagTTTTCAAATCTGTAAACTGAGAAGTTAGGGAGCAATGTTTCCTTGAGTTGTTTTAgccactttttattctatttcattcatgttttaagtatagcatcttattttccttttatggtttaatattttataaccttagaaatgtattttattttggtgatttttatttcttgtgttgagttttttaacatcttattttacctccagtgtttcctggttaagatatcatgagagagtttcctcagttcattcagaaacttcttctttatttttattgtttttattatcattgtttcatatattgtgttcttcactttaggattgtgggtgggtttcGGGGTTGGGggtgggttgggattaggatggggggggggggtggtttatttttattttttgtacagcactttgttacaatatcattgtatgaaaagcactttataaattaagtctgattgattgattgattgattgattgattgattgattgattgattgattgattgattgttgggACTCGTGTGAATTATCCCAATCCAAAACTACCAAAATGCATAACGGCCTGATGGTGAGAATCTTTGTTTGTATTCACGGACTGATTAAATGACCTGAACAATAACACACCACACATGTCCTCATGTGACACCAGCTCATGGTGAAAGAACTGCATCCCGTCGGGAACTTGAACCATCAAAGGAGCAAACAAAATGCTGTGAAACATACAGTGTTGATCAACTGTTACGTCCAATGCCAAGAAGGATGTGCCGAGTTAACAGTTTTAGTGTTTGGGCtctgaatatttttaaaattaagtcCCTTTTATTGTTGAAATACTGAGAAATACTCAGTGCTTTTTACATTTATGCTGCTTTTGCTATTTCCATGATTCCTCACAGGTGGTCAGCAGGTGAGATTGTACATTTAGATTattcccctcttcttcttctgtggtacTTACATGTAGCAGCACTCCGATAGGGTGACGTCCACAGATGGTGTTGCGGTACTTCTTCAAGTAGTTGGTGAAAGACATTGGATCCAGCTGTTCTATAATGCCCATACCCTTCATGAGTGGAGATAAACACAGTCAGACACTAAAACATGGcctcatttatttaaacagatgTTAGTATTCTGAAGTTATTAATTCAGTTTGTATGTGTCCTCTGGAATCTTCTGTCATTACCAGGAGCAGTATACTTTTAGGAGGTTCATGGAGGCACTTAGTCCAGAGTACATAGTGTACAAAAGCACCGTTTATTTCTGTCTCGGTGTGACACGAATGTCTATTAAACATCGACTTCACCACCACGACAGCTGTGCATCCGTCTGATGGGAGCTCAGACTCTTCTGCACAACTTCCATCCTATAAGTGACAgcacatttaaatatatatatatggatgtTGAAGCGATTACCATTTTATCCAGATGCTCAATAGACCTGTAGATCTCCCCTTGAGACTCATCGTAGTACGTGTAACGGAACCGCTGACcttcaaaagagacaaagacatCGGTGCAAAGCTGGATACAGCCAAGTAGCAGGTTTAAATTCAGGCTGCGATCACAAACTGAAGGAGCAGGTTTGATGATGTTGGTACATACCCCAGTGGCAGAAGTCAGACGAGATAATGAAAAGGTTGGAGGGGTCTGCCAGGTACTTGCTGAGCAGTTTCCCATACTCCTGTTCCCTGGACTCACTCAGGGCTCCCACGAGCACGGGGACGATGCTAAACTCGTCTTTGTGGCTGAAACGTCAGAAATAAGACTTAGCATGAACACCAACACCTCACATAATGCTGCACCTTCAGTTTAAACCTTTACACCTGattttctctcctgcagctttaaGACTCTAACGATGAATAATTAGTGTGTAACAAACTACACTTCAGACTACCTGATCCCTGATTTCCTGGACCAGGAACATGCCTTTGACGCCTGCCAAGCTAACAGAAGGCTCTATTAATTATGCATATCACCCTCTCCATGCA
This genomic interval from Notolabrus celidotus isolate fNotCel1 chromosome 4, fNotCel1.pri, whole genome shotgun sequence contains the following:
- the memo1 gene encoding protein MEMO1, with product MSNRVVCREASHAGSWYSASGSQLNAQLEGWLSKAESSIRPARAIIAPHAGYTYCGACAAHAYKQVDPSITRRVFILGPSHHVPLSRCALSTADIYRTPLYDLRIDQKVYADLWKTGLFERMSIQTDEDEHSIEMHLPYTAKAMESHKDEFSIVPVLVGALSESREQEYGKLLSKYLADPSNLFIISSDFCHWGQRFRYTYYDESQGEIYRSIEHLDKMGMGIIEQLDPMSFTNYLKKYRNTICGRHPIGVLLHAVAELRKSGLEMNFSFLNYAQSSECRNWQDSSVSYAAGALIVH